Proteins from one Nitrospirota bacterium genomic window:
- a CDS encoding GNAT family N-acetyltransferase, which produces MNRESLSLHIEEVTTGRGLEALVPEWSALWARSPSATPFQTPEWLLPWWRHIGRGELLVITVRCEGRLVGLAPLFIDDGPGYDGPACCNRRIALLGSGITDYLDVLFEPDAAPAGTAAVFRYLLRERARWELCDLREIRTTSPLLGCTLSHGLSARIRPLEACPVLELPESIEALRSGISAAQRVRVDRARRAVDSAGSVLIESAREETTDEFLDDFFGLSYSRRTGEGESAPGEDGATELFHRVAAYPLQRRAYLRLYRLRVNGSTAAVVYGLRGRDAFYCYRVRTNPVFSRLSPGIVLIDHAIEEAIAEGMREFDFLRGREKLKYLWGACDRMNYRITIDHLPLAAPRSAEGALSAAAVLSGRLQENGL; this is translated from the coding sequence ATGAATAGGGAATCATTGTCGCTGCATATCGAGGAAGTAACCACCGGGCGCGGGCTGGAGGCCCTCGTCCCCGAGTGGTCAGCGCTCTGGGCGCGCTCTCCTTCAGCAACTCCCTTCCAGACCCCTGAATGGCTCCTGCCCTGGTGGCGGCATATCGGCCGCGGTGAGCTCCTGGTCATAACGGTACGTTGCGAGGGGAGACTGGTCGGGCTGGCGCCCTTGTTCATCGATGACGGTCCGGGCTATGACGGTCCCGCGTGCTGCAACCGGCGGATAGCCCTTCTGGGGAGCGGCATTACCGACTACCTCGACGTCCTCTTCGAGCCTGACGCAGCCCCTGCCGGGACCGCTGCGGTCTTTCGCTATCTGCTCCGCGAGCGTGCCCGGTGGGAGCTCTGCGATCTCCGGGAGATCCGGACGACCTCTCCGCTGCTCGGGTGCACGCTGTCTCATGGACTCTCTGCGAGGATACGCCCTCTCGAAGCCTGTCCGGTGCTGGAATTGCCCGAGAGTATCGAGGCCCTCAGGAGCGGGATTTCCGCTGCACAGAGGGTGCGGGTGGACCGCGCCCGGCGGGCGGTGGATTCTGCCGGAAGCGTGCTCATCGAATCCGCCCGCGAGGAGACGACCGATGAGTTTCTCGACGACTTCTTCGGGCTCTCATACAGCCGCCGGACCGGCGAGGGGGAGAGCGCTCCGGGAGAAGACGGAGCAACCGAGCTGTTCCACCGCGTCGCCGCATACCCCCTGCAGCGTCGTGCGTATCTGCGTCTCTACCGGCTCCGGGTTAACGGCAGCACCGCTGCGGTGGTCTACGGACTCCGGGGCAGGGACGCATTCTACTGCTACCGCGTGCGTACGAATCCTGTCTTTTCCCGGCTGAGCCCCGGCATCGTCCTCATCGACCATGCCATCGAGGAGGCGATCGCCGAAGGGATGAGAGAGTTCGACTTCCTCCGCGGGAGAGAGAAGCTCAAGTATCTCTGGGGAGCGTGCGACCGGATGAACTACCGGATCACGATCGATCACCTGCCGCTCGCCGCTCCCCGGTCTGCGGAGGGCGCGCTCTCCGCTGCCGCGGTCCTCAGCGGGCGCCTTCAGGAGAACGGGCTATGA
- a CDS encoding PHP domain-containing protein, translating to MITKIDLHNHSIYSEDSTAEPEESIERAIEVGLDGIAFTEHNSYEASEPVERLKERYRDRISIFRGAEYATAEGHVLLFGIRDDRFLGIGEAAPVREVVRFVTDRGGIVIVPHPYREWSLMRADLGSLNGICAIEAYNHHNNRTENDKAMRAARVLQLPTTGGSDSHAREEVGGCYTEFFMLVTHHNFIDALRGGRYRGVDRHEPERPLR from the coding sequence ATGATAACGAAAATCGACCTGCACAACCATTCGATCTACAGCGAGGACAGCACCGCCGAGCCCGAGGAGTCGATAGAGCGCGCCATCGAGGTCGGTCTCGACGGCATCGCCTTTACCGAGCACAATTCCTATGAGGCGTCGGAGCCGGTCGAACGGCTGAAGGAGCGCTACCGGGACAGGATCAGCATCTTCAGAGGCGCCGAGTACGCGACCGCGGAAGGGCATGTGCTGCTCTTCGGCATACGGGATGACCGTTTCCTCGGCATCGGCGAGGCGGCGCCGGTCCGGGAGGTCGTGCGCTTCGTGACGGACCGGGGAGGCATAGTGATCGTCCCCCATCCGTATCGCGAATGGTCGCTCATGAGGGCCGATCTTGGGAGCCTGAACGGCATCTGCGCCATAGAAGCGTACAACCACCATAACAACCGCACCGAGAACGACAAGGCGATGCGGGCGGCGCGGGTCCTTCAGCTGCCGACCACGGGGGGCAGCGATTCCCATGCGCGCGAGGAGGTGGGCGGCTGCTACACGGAGTTCTTCATGCTGGTGACGCACCATAACTTTATCGATGCCCTTAGAGGGGGGCGCTACCGAGGCGTGGACCGGCACGAGCCCGAGCGCCCGCTCCGTTAA